Sequence from the Nasonia vitripennis strain AsymCx chromosome 5, Nvit_psr_1.1, whole genome shotgun sequence genome:
TTCTCTAATTCATTCAGCTGAAATTTCACATTGcaatgattaaaaaatttgcaaaGAAGCCTCTACGTTTTGCGCTTATTAACAAACAGTAATTTACCTCCTCTTCCGTTTTTAAAACGTCTTTTTTCAAACGGTTTATTAAAATCTGTTGCAAATTCGGCAACGACGTTTTTCTAttcgtaaaataatactttttactgatttttaatgttttgatATTGGACTTCCTCGACTACAATAATGTTATATTACTGTTTATTAATGGTTGCAAAGTTTGAACAAGCTTCAGTGCTCACACTTACTTTCGTCTCTTTGGTTCTCAAGTCTTGCTTGAGATCATTGATTTTACCGTGAATGGACTAACAAaagcattatttttattacaatcgttttacaaaaattatttcagcaTTTGTCATCGACTAACCTGAACTGTATCTTGAGTCAAAACGGATTTTTTCAGATCTTCTCTAGAACTTTTATTCTAAAAAGAACGCAATTATAAATCGAATTTTGCtctaaaatattatgaaatttttaatgttaaaaaaaagttacaaatTTTGGTGAGGTTACCATAATTATAAGAAAAGTCGATATGCACACGATCACGAATAAAAATACCCACAGCATTTTCAACGCGCAACATTTCATAATATACGGCCATATAGCActataaatttgtaaatacaTTTTGCCAATCCAAAATAAAATCACACGACCATTTGCCGCAAACGAAATAACCAAAAAAGTTGtatgtaaacaaaaatatttcttgaCAGTTGCATCACTACTTATTCCGATTTACGGAAAAACAAatgaattatcaaaaattGGAATAATTGTAATACATGTACACTTGTAACACGTACACGTGCGACATAATTATACGGTAAAAGTATTTtcttcaaaattataaaaatttcatagaaaTCTCGATATTTCAAATTTGACGCCAGAAAAGAGCAGAAGACGCCGATGACCTGCATCGAATATACGTCTGCTACGCATTATAGCAGACGAATGCATTGCTTTCGATCATTCCAGCAGCTGGTTTTATAAATAGAAAGTGACTTTATAAATAGAAAAGCACACGCTGTGACACTCGAGTCTTAAGaattaacgaaaaaaattatgataattcATAAACTGAGCTGCATCACGAGTGAAGCGTTGTATACTTTATCAAATTCGCAGTAGAACATTCTTATTATCACTGAAAGTCGCGAACGCCGATCTCATCTCTTCATTAAGCCGAAAACTTACTCAAAATAACAACAAAGTTAATTAATAGTCCATTTTAATGTTACGTCAATGCTGTACAAAGCGTATTTTATCTTTCGAACAACAACGATTGCTCTCGACAACCCTAACCTGTAACAACAACGACGAGGGACGTATACACAGTGGTCTTACCTCAGGAGAGTTCACCTTCAACTATGAATCTCAAGATCCAATGGAAACTCTGCCATCGCAGTCCCAAATTGTCATTGCTGGAGCAGGTACGGTGGCTAATTCCGTAGCGTACC
This genomic interval carries:
- the LOC100679270 gene encoding uncharacterized protein LOC100679270 isoform X6, which gives rise to MYLQIYSAIWPYIMKCCALKMLWVFLFVIVCISTFLIIMNKSSREDLKKSVLTQDTVQSIHGKINDLKQDLRTKETKSRKSNIKTLKISKKYYFTNRKTSLPNLQQILINRLKKDVLKTEEELNELEKEILLLSRRRENVKYEIAKSTYFLI
- the LOC100679270 gene encoding uncharacterized protein LOC100679270 isoform X2; this encodes MYLQIYSAIWPYIMKCCALKMLWVFLFVIVCISTFLIIMNKSSREDLKKSVLTQDTVQSIHGKINDLKQDLRTKETKSRKSNIKTLKISKKYYFTNRKTSLPNLQQILINRLKKDVLKTEEELNELEKEILLLSRRRENVKYEIAKQQEEYNKCMQVLLKE
- the LOC100679270 gene encoding uncharacterized protein LOC100679270 isoform X1, encoding MYLQIYSAIWPYIMKCCALKMLWVFLFVIVCISTFLIIMNKSSREDLKKSVLTQDTVQSIHGKINDLKQDLRTKETKSRKSNIKTLKISKKYYFTNRKTSLPNLQQILINRLKKDVLKTEEELNELEKEILLLSRRRENVKYEIAKVFIIRNDQEEYNKCMQVLLKE
- the LOC100679270 gene encoding uncharacterized protein LOC100679270 isoform X5; translated protein: MYLQIYSAIWPYIMKCCALKMLWVFLFVIVCISTFLIIMNKSSREDLKKSVLTQDTVQSIHGKINDLKQDLRTKETKSRKSNIKTLKISKKYYFTNRKTSLPNLQQILINRLKKDVLKTEEELNELEKEILLLSRRRENVKYEIAKVFIIPGRV
- the LOC100679270 gene encoding uncharacterized protein LOC100679270 isoform X8 — protein: MYLQIYSAIWPYIMKCCALKMLWVFLFVIVCISTFLIIMNKSSREDLKKSVLTQDTVQSIHGKINDLKQDLRTKETKLNELEKEILLLSRRRENVKYEIAKQQEEYNKCMQVLLKE
- the LOC100679270 gene encoding uncharacterized protein LOC100679270 isoform X3, translated to MYLQIYSAIWPYIMKCCALKMLWVFLFVIVCISTFLIIMNKSSREDLKKSVLTQDTVQSIHGKINDLKQDLRTKETKSRKSNIKTLKISKKYYFTNRKTSLPNLQQILINRLKKDVLKTEEELNELEKEILLLSRRRENVKYEIAKQEEYNKCMQVLLKE
- the LOC100679270 gene encoding uncharacterized protein LOC100679270 isoform X7, with amino-acid sequence MYLQIYSAIWPYIMKCCALKMLWVFLFVIVCISTFLIIMNKSSREDLKKSVLTQDTVQSIHGKINDLKQDLRTKETKLNELEKEILLLSRRRENVKYEIAKVFIIRNDQQEEYNKCMQVLLKE
- the LOC100679270 gene encoding uncharacterized protein LOC100679270 isoform X4, producing MYLQIYSAIWPYIMKCCALKMLWVFLFVIVCISTFLIIMNKSSREDLKKSVLTQDTVQSIHGKINDLKQDLRTKETKSRKSNIKTLKISKKYYFTNRKTSLPNLQQILINRLKKDVLKTEEELNELEKEILLLSRRRENVKYEIAKVFIIPAGRV